The Malus sylvestris chromosome 12, drMalSylv7.2, whole genome shotgun sequence genome contains a region encoding:
- the LOC126593609 gene encoding DNA gyrase subunit B, chloroplastic/mitochondrial-like yields MALLLLRPPPPPPPSYLRFMALRFLSHSSLRPHFPSPSSSSSSPSSSSSLARPSLLFNPQPRAEFPLKGVGSCCAVRNVVSARAFMSSTPATEAFQGTTGSSAYGSDQIQVLEGLDPVRKRPGMYIGSTGLRGLHHLVYEILDNAVDEAQAGFASKVEVILLADGSVSITDNGRGIPTDMHPATKKSSLETVLTVLHAGGKFGGSSSGYSVSGGLHGVGLSVVNALSEALEVTVWRDRMEYQQKYSRGKPVTTLSCHVLPVEFQDRQGTRIRFWPDKEVFTTNIQFDYNTIAGRIRELAFLNPNLMITLRQEDINPEKNHHNEYFYAGGLVEYVKWLNTDKKPLHDVVGFRKEVDGITIDVALQWCSDAYSDTMLGYANSIRTVDGGTHIDGTKASLTRTLNSLGKKSKLIKEKDITLSGEHVREGLTCVISVKVPNPEFEGQTKTRLGNPEVRRVVDQSLQEYLTEYLELHPDVLDSILSKSLNALKAALAAKRARELVRQKSVLRSSSLPGKLSDCSSTNPEESEIFIVEGDSAGGSAKQGRDRRFQAILPLRGKILNIERKDEAAMYKNEEIQNLILGLGLGVKGEDFKKEALRYHKIIILTDADIDGAHIRTLLLTFFFRYQRALFDEGYIYVGVPPLYKVERGKQAKYCYDEAELKMLQSSFPSNASYNIQRFKGLGEMMPAQLWETTMNPEQRLLKRLGVEDAAEANIVFSSLMGARVDYRKELIKNSASMIDLDKLDI; encoded by the exons ATggcgcttcttcttcttcgacctcctcctcctcctccgccctCTTATCTTCGCTTCATGGCCTTACGCTTCCTCTCCCACTCATCTCTCCGCCCTCACTTcccctctccttcttcttcttcttcttctccgtctTCGTCTTCCTCGCTTGCTCGTCCCTCTCTCCTCTTCAACCCCCAACCCAG GGCGGAATTTCCATTGAAGGGCGTTGGTAGCTGCTGTGCGGTTCGAAATGTGGTTTCTGCAAGAGCTTTTATGTCCTCTACACCGGCAACCGAGGCTTTTCAAGGCACTACTGGCTCCAGTGCTTATGGGTCCGATCAGATTCAG GTATTGGAAGGCTTAGACCCTGTTAGAAAGAGGCCAGGAATGTACATTGGGAGCACGGGACTTCGTGGTCTTCACCATTTG GTATATGAAATATTAGATAATGCAGTTGACGAGGCTCAAGCCGGATTTGCTTCTAAGGTTGAGGTCATTTTGCTAGCAGATGGTTCTGTGAGCATCACTGACAATGGTCGTGGG ATTCCAACTGATATGCACCCAGCAACTAAGAAATCTTCCTTGGAGACTGTGTTGACG GTTTTACATGCTGGTGGCAAGTTTGGTGGTTCAAGTAGTGGTTATAGTGTGTCTGGTGGATTGCATGGTGTGGGGTTATCAGTCGTCAATGCCTTGTCTGAG GCGTTAGAAGTTACTGTTTGGCGTGATCGAATGGAATATCAGCAGAAGTATTCTCGTGGAAAACCTGTGACAACTCTATCCTGTCATGTGCTTCCAGTTGAATTCCAAGATCGGCAAGGAACACGCATCAGATTTTGGCCTGACAAAGAAG TTTTCACAACTAATATTCAGTTTGACTACAACACGATAGCTGGACGAATTAGGGAACTAGCTTTTCTAAACCCAAAC CTCATGATCACTCTTAGGCAAGAGGATATCAATCCAGAGAAGAACCACCACAATGAATACTTTTATGCAGGGGGTTTGGTTGAATATGTAAAATGGCTAAATACTGATAAG AAACCGCTTCATGATGTGGTTGGCTTTAGAAAAGAAGTAGATGGAATCACTATTGATGTAGCTCTTCAGTG GTGTTCTGATGCATATTCAGATACAATGCTTGGGTATGCTAATAGCATACGAACTGTTGATGGAGGAACCCATATTGATGGAACGAAGGCTTCATTAACAAGAACTCTAAATAGTCTTGGAAAGAAGTCAAAACTTATCAAG GAAAAGGATATTACTTTGAGTGGTGAGCATGTGAGAGAAGGGTTGACGTGCGTCATCTCGGTCAAAGTTCCCAATCCGGAATTTGAAGGCCAAACAAAG ACTAGGTTGGGAAATCCAGAGGTGCGGAGAGTGGTTGATCAATCACTTCAAGAGTATCTTACAGAATACTTGGAGTTGCATCCGGATGTACTGGATTCAATCCTTTCAAAGTCTTTGAATGCTCTCAAG GCAGCTCTGGCTGCAAAGAGGGCAAGAGAACTAGTCAGACAAAAAAGCGTGTTGAGATCATCTTCTCTGCCAGGAAAACTATCTGATTGCTCATCAACAAATCCTGAAGAATCAG AAATCTTTATAGTTGAAGGAGACTCAGCTGGTGGAAGTGCAAAACAGGGTCGTGATAGGCGCTTTCAG GCCATTCTGCCACTGAGGGGTAAAATTCTGAACATTGAAAGGAAGGATGAGGCAGCAATGTATAAAAATGAAGAGATTCAAAATCTAATTCTTGGTCTTGGACTTGGGGTGAAG GGTGAGGACTTTAAGAAGGAGGCTCTACGTTACCATAAGATTATCATTTTAACAGATGCTGATATAGATGGTGCTCACATCCGTACTCTGCTTCTGACATTTTTCTTCAGATATCAG AGAGCCTTATTTGATGAGGGCTACATATATGTTGGCGTTCCACCGCTTTACAAG GTTGAGAGGGGAAAGCAAGCCAAATATTGCTATGATGAAGCTGAACTTAAAATGCTTCAGAGCTCCTTCCCTTCGAATGCGTCTTACAACATTCAGAGGTTCAAAG GCCTGGGGGAAATGATGCCTGCCCAGTTATGGGAAACAACAATGAATCCTGAGCAGAGGCTTCTTAAACGATTAGGGGTTGAGGATGCTGCTGAGGCAAACATTGTGTTTTCATCCCTTATGGGTGCTCGG GTGGATTACCGGAAGGAGCTCATAAAGAATTCTGCGAGCATGATCGACCTCGATAAGTTGGATATTTAA